The genomic interval AATTTTGCCAAGGCTTGAGTCAACGAGTGTACGGTGCGGCCGTATTTTAAGTCACCGACAAACGCCACATTCAAGTTGTCCAAACGACCTTGCGTTTCGGAGATGGTGAACAGATCAAGCAGCGTTTGGGTTGGATGCTGGTTAGCACCATCACCGGCGTTGATCACCGGAACGCCGTTAGAAAATTCAGAAGCCAGACGCGCGGCCCCTTCTTGTGGGTGACGCATGACAAAAGCATCCACATAGTTTGAGATGACTTGCACGGAGTCAGACAGCGTTTCGCCTTTTTTTGCCAGCGAGGTGTTGCCACCATCGTCAAAACCAATGACATCGCCACCGATGCGTTGGATGGCCGTTTCAAACGACAAGCGAGTACGGGTGGAAGGCTCGAAGAAACAACTCGCGACGACCTTGTTCTTTATCAGTTCTGGGTTTGGCTCTGCTTTTAACTGACCTGCCGTTTTGACAATCAATTCCAGCTCAGCGCGGCTAAGCTCTGGAATGGAGATAATGTGCTTCTTATAAAGCGAGTTTGTCATAATCGTCTTCCCTATCTGAATGTTTCAGGCATAAAAAAGCCCCCCATTACGGGAGGCTTCAAAATTCTATTGGTTGAACAAATACAATGGCAGAAGAAACGACGCCATGCAGGTGGGATTGCGTACCTGCTCGTCGTGTTTTGTTACTGCGATGATCCATTGTTATTTACCAACCCTCGGACAAATTGCCGAGCATTATACGCATAAGAAAAGCGAGCGCAAGCGATTACATCAAGCTTTAGGTCTGAAATGTAATCGATTAACTGCCTAAAGTTGCAACCATCACGGCTTTGATGGTGTGCATGCGATTTTCGGCTTCATCAAATACAATCGAGTGCTCAGATTCAAACACCTCTTCGGTTACTTCCAAGCCTTTCATACCAAACTTGTCGGCCACTTGTTTGCCAATGGTGGTTTCGTCGTTGTGGAAAGCAGGTAGGCAATGCATAAATTTGACATTCGGATTGCCAGTTTGCTTGAGGACGTTCATATTGACTTGATAAGGCTTCATCAAGGCTACTCGCTCATCCCAAGCCTCGGGT from Vibrio vulnificus NBRC 15645 = ATCC 27562 carries:
- the pyrB gene encoding aspartate carbamoyltransferase, whose translation is MTNSLYKKHIISIPELSRAELELIVKTAGQLKAEPNPELIKNKVVASCFFEPSTRTRLSFETAIQRIGGDVIGFDDGGNTSLAKKGETLSDSVQVISNYVDAFVMRHPQEGAARLASEFSNGVPVINAGDGANQHPTQTLLDLFTISETQGRLDNLNVAFVGDLKYGRTVHSLTQALAKFSNIRFFFVAPDALAMPDYILEDLDEAGISYSLHTDMETVIPELDILYMTRVQKERFDESEYAHIKSAYILTAALLEGARENLKVLHPLPRVDEITTDVDKTPHAYYFQQAGNGVYAREALLALVLNESL